One Brevibacillus choshinensis genomic window carries:
- a CDS encoding RNA polymerase sigma factor produces MDKNDLIEQWFLRYGDDIYKFLVYYTGSRDVDDLVQDVFLKALGAAGTFEGRSQPKTWLLTIARHTAIDHARKKRLRSWLPDMWLTNLISAEKTPEELIDLQEEQQALYRAIQQVRPAYREVLILRGIKGLSAKETAQILNWSENKVNVTLHRAMKAVKDKLELEGKELIGNAI; encoded by the coding sequence ATGGACAAAAACGACTTGATCGAGCAATGGTTTCTGCGCTATGGCGATGATATTTACAAGTTTCTGGTCTATTACACAGGCAGCCGAGACGTAGATGATCTGGTTCAGGACGTTTTTCTCAAAGCGCTCGGCGCTGCCGGAACATTCGAAGGAAGATCCCAGCCCAAGACATGGCTCCTGACAATTGCCCGTCATACAGCCATCGATCACGCACGAAAAAAACGCTTGCGCAGCTGGCTGCCAGACATGTGGCTGACGAATCTGATATCCGCTGAAAAGACGCCGGAGGAGCTGATCGACTTGCAAGAAGAGCAGCAAGCCCTCTATCGCGCGATCCAGCAAGTTAGACCCGCTTATCGCGAGGTGCTCATCCTCAGAGGCATCAAAGGTCTGTCTGCTAAGGAAACGGCCCAAATCCTGAATTGGTCGGAAAACAAGGTCAATGTCACCTTGCACCGGGCCATGAAAGCAGTCAAAGACAAATTGGAGCTGGAGGGAAAGGAGCTGATCGGAAATGCCATTTAA
- a CDS encoding YqzM family protein, producing MAGSNKKDMNQNDVIDSAKAFFTSFGILFLVFLIALVGSIIFPPKHGEEAAGGAGAPTANIDAAAIFKQNCSSCHGQNLEGIVGPNLTKIGAQLSKDDIAKIIKEGKGGMPPGMLKKQPEIQAVAQWLSEHK from the coding sequence ATGGCTGGGTCCAACAAAAAAGACATGAATCAAAACGACGTAATTGATTCCGCGAAGGCCTTTTTTACTTCGTTTGGTATCTTGTTTCTAGTTTTTCTCATTGCACTTGTAGGATCAATCATTTTCCCACCAAAACATGGGGAAGAAGCTGCTGGCGGCGCTGGTGCACCTACTGCTAACATCGACGCAGCTGCTATTTTCAAACAAAATTGCTCTTCCTGTCACGGTCAAAACTTGGAAGGGATCGTCGGACCAAACTTGACAAAAATTGGCGCGCAACTCAGCAAGGACGACATCGCCAAGATCATCAAAGAAGGTAAAGGCGGAATGCCTCCAGGAATGCTGAAAAAACAACCGGAAATCCAAGCGGTTGCCCAATGGCTGTCTGAACACAAATAA
- a CDS encoding YjgB family protein, with protein MPFKSDEQLMEELGKMPDIAMPAETKRNILTTIRSKEAQNMQHSLKARRFSHVGKGLAICSILVATCWMGATLIETNQPTALPGVSHGSSPAPSTPQPAPQPSNGVTPTAPMAPKEQALLDSIRKQAEKGAVINAPYTVETTVFDDVEKAWGAPDRTDYVNGLSYATYEKRGVVIGYNKGMQIANIRSLDPKIQQLTLSEIEQKWGKPDRIGEFGGQKIYTYDVTDKYQVKFVFEPSASDPNKLTLVRYSVYYPQGNRNLMADMNTTELLTTIRDLAKNGQTLGSEFRVEKDVDTVEKQWGKPDIVSYVNGITYNTYRDRGLVFGFNKGMQIVDIRSYNYQLQYVSLADVVKTLGKPQSTANVGGQTIYTYKVNDKYELKIVFSGIADGSNDSKLFIDHVNVFYPRGTINNMAG; from the coding sequence ATGCCATTTAAGTCAGATGAGCAATTGATGGAAGAACTGGGCAAAATGCCTGATATTGCAATGCCGGCAGAAACCAAGCGCAACATTCTTACGACGATACGATCCAAGGAGGCACAAAACATGCAGCATTCACTCAAAGCACGCCGCTTCAGCCATGTAGGAAAAGGACTCGCGATCTGCTCCATCCTGGTCGCTACTTGCTGGATGGGAGCCACGCTCATTGAAACGAATCAGCCAACTGCTTTGCCAGGGGTTTCACACGGTTCTTCCCCTGCACCCTCTACACCACAGCCTGCTCCACAGCCAAGCAATGGCGTGACTCCTACTGCGCCTATGGCACCAAAGGAACAGGCGCTGCTTGACTCCATTCGCAAGCAAGCTGAAAAAGGTGCAGTCATCAATGCTCCTTATACCGTAGAGACGACCGTTTTTGACGATGTAGAAAAGGCATGGGGTGCTCCCGACCGAACAGACTATGTCAACGGTCTCTCCTACGCAACGTATGAAAAGCGCGGTGTGGTCATCGGCTACAACAAAGGCATGCAGATCGCGAATATCCGTTCCCTCGATCCAAAGATTCAGCAGCTCACTCTGTCCGAGATCGAACAAAAATGGGGAAAACCGGATCGGATCGGCGAATTTGGCGGCCAAAAAATCTACACCTACGACGTGACAGACAAATACCAAGTCAAATTTGTCTTTGAGCCTTCTGCATCTGATCCGAACAAGCTCACTCTCGTACGGTACAGCGTCTACTATCCCCAAGGGAACCGAAATCTGATGGCAGACATGAACACCACGGAGCTTCTTACCACCATTCGTGATCTTGCCAAGAACGGCCAAACCTTGGGCAGTGAGTTCCGTGTGGAGAAAGACGTTGATACGGTAGAAAAACAATGGGGAAAACCGGACATTGTTTCTTATGTCAATGGGATTACCTACAATACGTATCGTGATCGCGGTCTGGTCTTTGGCTTCAATAAAGGCATGCAAATCGTGGATATCCGCTCCTACAACTACCAGCTGCAATACGTTTCGCTGGCGGACGTCGTGAAGACACTGGGCAAACCGCAAAGCACAGCCAATGTGGGCGGCCAAACCATTTACACTTACAAGGTCAACGACAAGTATGAGCTGAAAATCGTCTTCTCCGGTATCGCAGACGGAAGCAATGACAGCAAATTGTTTATCGATCACGTCAACGTCTTTTACCCGAGAGGCACAATCAACAATATGGCAGGGTAA
- a CDS encoding pirin family protein — translation MSIRIYSIDQQVYGQFDEGRLVEQKPIGFPGEGSAVERVGTLFYWAWFQAKEDAFLPPHPHRGFEIISYLLNGHINHQDTLGNERSLKTGGLQVMQTGSGVQHSEKYEKGTSGFQIWFEPFLGEANYATPAYSDYQAQDFPVETKDGCTIKSIVGGTSPVQLVADAKMWDVTIVAGESFEMMVPDGYSIAGLVIEGQSNWQIHNETRSVEPQEFVVCEGDAIGLLRVGAGVGGDSRLILIQVPSVLPYPSYKEVKIRLKVNKEK, via the coding sequence ATGTCGATCCGTATTTATTCCATTGATCAACAAGTATATGGCCAGTTTGACGAAGGCAGACTTGTAGAGCAAAAGCCTATCGGATTTCCGGGTGAGGGGTCTGCAGTAGAAAGAGTCGGAACCTTATTTTATTGGGCGTGGTTCCAAGCGAAAGAAGATGCCTTTCTCCCTCCGCATCCTCATCGGGGTTTTGAGATCATTTCTTATCTTTTGAACGGGCACATCAACCATCAGGATACCCTTGGGAATGAACGCTCCCTCAAAACCGGTGGTTTACAGGTCATGCAAACCGGCAGCGGGGTTCAGCACTCCGAAAAGTATGAAAAAGGTACTTCCGGCTTTCAAATTTGGTTTGAGCCCTTTCTTGGTGAAGCCAACTACGCTACCCCTGCCTATTCTGACTATCAGGCACAGGACTTTCCCGTTGAAACAAAAGATGGCTGCACCATCAAATCGATAGTGGGTGGCACTTCTCCCGTTCAATTGGTAGCAGACGCAAAAATGTGGGATGTTACGATAGTTGCCGGAGAATCCTTCGAAATGATGGTGCCCGATGGATATTCCATCGCTGGGCTCGTGATCGAGGGCCAATCCAATTGGCAAATTCATAACGAAACAAGATCGGTGGAGCCGCAAGAGTTTGTGGTTTGCGAGGGAGATGCAATTGGTTTACTAAGAGTTGGCGCAGGTGTCGGTGGAGATTCTAGGCTTATCCTTATTCAAGTCCCAAGTGTACTCCCCTATCCTTCCTATAAAGAGGTGAAGATTCGGTTAAAAGTGAATAAAGAAAAGTAG
- a CDS encoding ABC transporter permease → MTYYSMWFAFAFVLIALLLSLWQKLGLEKEIAIGTIRSTIQLLVIGYVLQFIFHSENIWFILLVIIMMVSVASWNAASRGERLPGIFWRIAFALTVTEVITMGLLVSLRLVSPTPQYLIPLSGMIIGSSMIVCGLFLNHMNRETDSSRGEIEALLSLGATPRQAIQSVLKRAVKASMIPTFDTMKTIGLVQLPGMMTGMIVAGASPIEAVRYQILIMLSFSSSAAISAVLISLLSYRLWFTHESYLRS, encoded by the coding sequence ATGACCTACTATTCCATGTGGTTTGCGTTTGCCTTTGTACTCATCGCCCTCTTGCTGTCACTTTGGCAAAAGCTCGGCTTGGAAAAGGAAATTGCCATTGGCACCATCCGCTCCACCATCCAGCTCTTGGTGATCGGATATGTGCTGCAGTTTATTTTCCACTCCGAAAACATCTGGTTCATCCTGCTCGTCATCATCATGATGGTGAGCGTCGCTTCGTGGAATGCCGCCAGCCGTGGAGAACGCCTGCCCGGCATTTTCTGGCGGATCGCATTCGCTCTCACGGTAACAGAAGTCATTACGATGGGGCTGCTCGTTTCACTTCGATTGGTCTCGCCTACTCCTCAATACTTGATCCCACTGAGCGGCATGATCATTGGCAGCTCGATGATTGTCTGCGGGCTCTTTCTGAATCATATGAACCGCGAGACAGACAGCTCACGTGGAGAAATCGAAGCATTGCTCAGCCTGGGGGCAACTCCGCGCCAAGCCATTCAGAGCGTACTCAAGCGTGCAGTCAAAGCGAGCATGATTCCCACCTTTGATACCATGAAAACCATCGGACTCGTCCAGCTGCCCGGCATGATGACCGGCATGATTGTCGCAGGCGCCAGCCCGATCGAAGCAGTACGCTACCAAATCCTCATCATGCTAAGCTTCTCCTCCTCCGCAGCCATCTCGGCGGTTCTGATCAGCCTCTTGAGCTATCGCCTTTGGTTCACACACGAATCCTATCTGCGCTCTTAA
- a CDS encoding uracil-DNA glycosylase, whose protein sequence is MDVDEGNCLKVWPEEEPPTGVENCTDCGLYTHGSRLIWGEGNPNAPIMILLDNPGAREDGDGNPFICGTRQTLQKAAHEAGFHDNDLYVTYVLKRRPKKAYDKPAAREACIRHLFDQLRSKSPRFVFCLGNVAAQSFFADKEAEVKKLRQEWHSPRGVKTAVSYHPLAVRRRPNLWQHFIADWRFLAGTFHENEYDQ, encoded by the coding sequence ATGGATGTCGATGAGGGGAATTGCTTAAAAGTCTGGCCAGAGGAAGAGCCTCCCACTGGTGTGGAGAATTGCACCGACTGCGGTCTATACACACACGGATCCCGGTTGATCTGGGGAGAGGGGAATCCAAATGCACCGATCATGATCCTGTTGGATAATCCGGGAGCAAGGGAAGACGGCGATGGAAACCCATTTATATGCGGGACGAGGCAAACTTTACAAAAGGCGGCACATGAGGCTGGTTTTCATGACAATGATTTATACGTCACTTATGTATTAAAGCGACGTCCTAAAAAGGCCTACGACAAGCCAGCAGCGCGAGAGGCATGTATCCGACATTTATTCGATCAGTTACGGAGCAAGTCCCCTCGGTTTGTCTTTTGCTTAGGAAATGTCGCTGCACAATCTTTTTTTGCTGACAAAGAGGCGGAAGTAAAAAAGCTTCGGCAAGAGTGGCATTCTCCCAGAGGGGTTAAAACGGCGGTTTCGTACCATCCGTTGGCGGTACGCAGACGGCCGAACCTTTGGCAGCATTTTATCGCCGATTGGAGGTTCCTAGCGGGAACCTTCCATGAAAATGAGTATGACCAGTGA
- a CDS encoding ABC transporter ATP-binding protein: protein MRLELENVGKKLSPLPEQWLFRDFTASITEPEIIGILGKSGQGKSTLLRILGRLTKADCGAIRLQSKDMSLWEPEAWRMTMSYVAQQPVMLSGSVEDNLRITSTLHQRPFDEKLARDYMEQLAMSHIDWGKNAVQLSGGEKQRLALIRSLLLRPSILLLDEVTSSLDTVSKQAAERLLVQLHTRLGTTLLWITHDLDEARSACNRIWFMANGHLEEDSPSQAFFRSPQTLAARDFLNRQASHAPVYQEEQS from the coding sequence ATGCGGCTCGAACTTGAAAACGTGGGCAAAAAGCTCTCCCCCCTCCCAGAGCAGTGGCTATTTCGCGATTTTACGGCGAGTATCACCGAACCTGAGATCATCGGCATCCTCGGCAAATCAGGCCAAGGCAAAAGCACCTTGCTCCGAATATTGGGACGACTGACAAAAGCGGATTGCGGAGCCATTCGCCTTCAGAGCAAAGATATGAGTCTATGGGAGCCTGAAGCGTGGCGGATGACGATGAGCTACGTGGCACAGCAGCCGGTAATGCTCTCTGGGAGTGTAGAAGACAATCTGCGAATCACAAGCACCCTTCACCAACGCCCCTTTGATGAAAAGCTGGCCCGCGATTATATGGAGCAATTGGCGATGAGCCATATCGATTGGGGGAAAAACGCCGTGCAGCTCTCAGGGGGAGAAAAACAGCGCCTGGCCCTCATCCGAAGCTTGCTCCTGAGACCCTCTATCCTCTTGTTGGATGAAGTCACCTCTTCCTTGGATACGGTCAGTAAACAAGCTGCGGAACGACTGCTCGTCCAGCTTCACACACGCCTAGGCACGACACTGCTTTGGATCACCCACGATTTGGACGAAGCCAGAAGCGCATGCAATCGTATCTGGTTTATGGCAAACGGACACCTCGAAGAAGACTCCCCAAGCCAGGCTTTTTTCCGCTCGCCGCAAACGCTGGCTGCCCGGGATTTTCTGAACCGTCAGGCATCTCATGCACCCGTTTATCAGGAGGAGCAATCATGA
- the smpB gene encoding SsrA-binding protein SmpB gives MSKDKAGTKTVAQNRKARHDYHIEQVFEAGIELTGTEIKSVRAARVQLKDSFARVQNGELLLYNVHISPYEQGNRFNHEPERTRKLLMRRLEILKLNGLIRERGYSLVPLSIYLKGGWAKVELALVKGKKNYDKREDLKKKESAREVERALRERQKA, from the coding sequence ATGTCAAAAGACAAAGCCGGCACCAAAACAGTCGCCCAAAACCGAAAAGCACGCCACGATTACCATATCGAGCAAGTATTCGAAGCGGGCATTGAATTGACCGGAACCGAGATCAAATCCGTGCGAGCCGCCCGCGTCCAGCTCAAAGACAGCTTTGCCCGCGTGCAAAACGGCGAACTGCTGCTGTACAATGTACACATCAGTCCGTACGAGCAGGGCAACCGCTTCAACCATGAGCCGGAGCGGACGCGCAAGCTGCTGATGAGACGTCTGGAAATCCTGAAGCTCAACGGACTGATTCGCGAGAGAGGCTACTCGCTCGTACCGCTCAGCATTTATCTGAAGGGCGGCTGGGCCAAGGTAGAGCTGGCGCTGGTCAAAGGGAAGAAGAACTACGACAAGCGCGAGGATCTCAAGAAGAAGGAATCTGCGCGTGAAGTGGAACGCGCTTTGCGTGAGCGGCAGAAGGCTTAG
- a CDS encoding helix-turn-helix transcriptional regulator — MEEMMGRLGNMLRLWMILKNHSEQNPVGINKLSRELEIRPRMIREYIRILQDEGWEIESKRGRYGGYFLASDSKYHRLLPIIGLSQEEQLALYVAKHELSANKVDYSREIEQSFEKILGTAGLMNSLGYNGDDRHIMFQLGIAERLTDEDKHNYWQIYKAIVEKRKVNIYYNPVSQKKNWRVIHPYAIWKHQHMTYVRAFCENANRLLTFKLNRILQMECLEQPFERLSSYNPLEDISYRIGVSDDEVFDLKLRLTGWEARAIFEQTLVENYLVGPCPSGEGVIFSARMKGKEDIKRWILGMGREVQVVEPASLKKELFEEVDAMRQNFLN; from the coding sequence ATGGAGGAAATGATGGGGCGACTGGGCAATATGCTGAGGCTATGGATGATCTTGAAGAATCATTCAGAACAAAATCCGGTTGGCATAAATAAATTAAGCCGAGAATTAGAAATCAGACCACGAATGATACGGGAATATATCCGCATTCTTCAGGATGAGGGTTGGGAGATCGAATCCAAGCGTGGCAGATACGGCGGATACTTTTTGGCTTCCGATTCCAAGTATCATCGATTGCTGCCGATCATTGGCCTATCACAAGAGGAACAACTGGCATTGTATGTAGCCAAACATGAGTTGTCTGCAAACAAGGTGGACTATAGTAGAGAAATTGAGCAATCATTTGAGAAAATACTGGGCACAGCCGGTTTGATGAACAGCTTGGGGTATAACGGAGATGATCGCCATATCATGTTTCAATTGGGGATTGCAGAAAGATTAACGGATGAAGATAAACACAACTATTGGCAAATCTACAAAGCAATCGTGGAAAAGAGGAAAGTAAACATCTATTACAATCCGGTAAGCCAGAAAAAGAACTGGCGCGTGATTCATCCGTACGCGATTTGGAAGCATCAACATATGACCTATGTTCGAGCATTTTGTGAAAATGCGAATCGATTGTTAACATTTAAATTGAACAGGATATTACAAATGGAATGCTTAGAACAGCCCTTTGAGCGGCTTTCATCCTATAATCCGTTAGAGGATATCTCGTACCGCATAGGAGTCTCTGACGATGAGGTATTCGATCTCAAACTTAGATTGACTGGTTGGGAGGCACGGGCGATCTTTGAACAAACCTTGGTGGAAAATTATCTTGTTGGACCTTGCCCAAGCGGTGAAGGAGTCATCTTTTCTGCGAGAATGAAGGGAAAAGAAGATATTAAGCGATGGATATTAGGAATGGGGCGAGAGGTTCAGGTTGTGGAGCCGGCTTCTTTAAAGAAGGAGTTGTTTGAAGAAGTTGACGCAATGAGGCAAAATTTTTTAAACTGA
- a CDS encoding ABC transporter substrate-binding protein, protein MFSRTYRTTGGKAFFAVLMALLLVVTGCGGGGQQASEQKPAEQKPAEQAAGTSNSSDQSYTVKHAMGETTIKGTPQRVVMLTNQGEETLVALGVKPVGAVGSTVDPTKFFDFISKDMEGVKLVGTEGQPNLEAIAALKPDLILGMKFRHEKIYQQLSAIAPTVFVEEPRGDWKANFSLYAEAVNKKAEGEKIIADWNKRVEDFKAKAGDKLKTQVSVVRFMPGKVRIYYKDTFTGAIFKDLGLARPAAQDKEEFAAEVTKERIPEMDGDIMFYFTYETGKGEASKLEQEWTNDSLWKNLNVVKAGKAFKVDDTIWNTSGGVIAANKVLDELEGYIIGK, encoded by the coding sequence ATGTTTTCTCGTACATATCGGACCACGGGCGGTAAGGCATTTTTTGCTGTCCTGATGGCCCTGTTACTCGTAGTCACCGGTTGCGGTGGCGGCGGACAGCAAGCCAGCGAGCAAAAGCCTGCTGAACAAAAACCAGCCGAACAAGCTGCAGGCACATCCAACTCTTCGGATCAATCCTACACAGTGAAACACGCAATGGGCGAAACTACCATTAAAGGCACACCTCAACGTGTTGTCATGCTCACAAACCAAGGGGAAGAAACACTGGTCGCTTTGGGCGTGAAACCAGTAGGGGCTGTTGGCTCTACCGTTGACCCTACAAAATTCTTTGACTTCATCAGCAAAGACATGGAAGGCGTAAAACTGGTTGGTACTGAAGGTCAACCGAATCTGGAAGCGATCGCTGCATTGAAACCAGACCTGATCTTGGGTATGAAATTCCGTCATGAAAAAATCTATCAACAGCTTTCTGCGATTGCTCCTACCGTATTTGTAGAAGAACCTCGCGGCGACTGGAAAGCAAATTTCTCCCTGTACGCAGAAGCGGTGAACAAGAAAGCGGAAGGCGAGAAAATCATTGCTGATTGGAACAAACGTGTAGAAGACTTCAAAGCAAAAGCAGGCGACAAGCTGAAAACGCAAGTATCCGTTGTTCGTTTCATGCCAGGTAAAGTTCGTATTTACTACAAAGATACCTTTACAGGTGCGATCTTCAAAGACCTCGGACTTGCTCGTCCGGCAGCGCAAGATAAAGAAGAGTTCGCAGCAGAAGTAACCAAAGAACGCATTCCTGAAATGGATGGCGACATCATGTTCTACTTCACTTACGAAACAGGCAAAGGCGAAGCGTCCAAGCTGGAACAAGAATGGACCAACGACTCCCTCTGGAAAAACCTGAATGTAGTGAAGGCAGGCAAAGCGTTCAAAGTGGATGACACCATCTGGAACACATCCGGTGGCGTAATCGCAGCAAACAAAGTACTGGATGAGCTGGAAGGCTACATCATCGGTAAATAA
- the secG gene encoding preprotein translocase subunit SecG: MALAAKILLVIASIGLIIVVLLQSGKSAGLSGAIGGGAEQLMGKQKARGIDALLGKLTVVFAVAFMIFAILLGYFLKTGA, translated from the coding sequence ATGGCATTGGCTGCGAAAATTTTACTTGTGATTGCAAGTATTGGCTTAATTATCGTCGTTTTGTTACAATCTGGTAAAAGTGCCGGCCTTTCGGGTGCGATTGGTGGCGGTGCTGAGCAACTCATGGGTAAACAAAAAGCTCGTGGGATTGACGCACTTTTGGGTAAGCTGACCGTTGTATTTGCGGTAGCTTTCATGATCTTTGCGATTTTGCTCGGTTATTTCTTGAAAACAGGAGCGTAA
- the rnr gene encoding ribonuclease R, with translation MKDQDILAFMREQAYHPMTVKELEEAFGIQDAGTFKELVKTLNTLEANGEVIRTRANRYGVPEKMNLVRGRLQSHPKGFGFVIPETPEMEDVYVHANDMSGALHGDTVFVRVEKEPGGNRLEGRIIRVVERGIKQVVGTFKDEQHYAFVIPDEKRIGKDVFIPKNAYNGAVDGHKVVVNIVRYPEGRVNPEGEVVEILGHKNDPGVDILSIIRKFNLPEAFPEDVLAEAEAAPGEISEEEIKGRRDLRDRMMVTIDGADAKDLDDAVSLEVLPNGNVRLGVHIADVSYYVKEKSALDNEAYRRGTSVYLVDRVIPMIPHRLSNGICSLNPKVDRLTISCDMEMDKEAKVVKYDIFLSVIRTNERMTYADVRSILEDKDEALIEKYSELVPMFQEMEKLAVKRREQRMKRGAIDFDFREAKIYVNEEGTPTDIGFRTRSIAEQIIEEFMLAANETVAEHFHWMKQPFMYRVHEDPNAEKLMAFMEFITNFGYSIRGKGNSVHPRALQQLLEEVKGKPEEIIISTVMLRSMKQARYDAESLGHYGLSTEFYTHFTSPIRRYPDLIVHRRIRDWIESGEQLSEKRMAYWAEHMPLIAEHASQRERLAVDAERETDDLKKAEFMKERVGEEFEGVISGVTSFGIFVELPNTIEGLVHVSFLTDDYYHYHEKMYALIGERTGKQFRIGDLVQVRVANVNVDERTIDFEIVGMTKAGGFRGSRERTPKVIDGRGSERRGGARGKQAGSRSDRPDRQKDKDKTHPAAIRQKYKERRKNEGNKPPRRPGQRSASASNTSEEVVTIGTGENGESSTKGQKGFWEDLVRSKKKSRKNVASSAKRKRR, from the coding sequence ATGAAGGATCAAGATATCCTGGCGTTCATGCGGGAGCAAGCATACCACCCGATGACCGTAAAGGAACTGGAAGAGGCGTTCGGGATCCAGGACGCCGGCACATTTAAAGAATTGGTGAAAACACTGAATACGCTGGAAGCAAACGGCGAAGTCATACGGACAAGAGCCAATCGCTATGGTGTACCTGAGAAAATGAATTTGGTGCGAGGGCGCTTGCAAAGCCATCCGAAAGGCTTTGGATTTGTCATTCCGGAAACGCCGGAGATGGAAGATGTCTACGTGCACGCAAATGACATGAGCGGCGCTTTGCACGGCGATACGGTATTCGTGCGTGTAGAAAAGGAGCCGGGCGGCAATCGCCTGGAGGGCCGCATCATTCGCGTCGTGGAGCGAGGCATCAAGCAGGTCGTAGGTACGTTCAAGGACGAGCAGCACTATGCATTTGTCATTCCGGATGAAAAGCGGATCGGCAAAGACGTGTTCATTCCCAAGAATGCTTATAACGGAGCGGTAGACGGCCATAAAGTCGTCGTCAACATCGTCCGCTATCCGGAAGGGCGCGTCAATCCCGAGGGAGAAGTCGTGGAAATCCTGGGGCACAAGAACGATCCGGGGGTCGATATCCTGTCGATCATCCGCAAGTTCAACTTGCCGGAGGCTTTCCCGGAAGACGTACTGGCAGAGGCCGAAGCGGCGCCTGGAGAAATCTCCGAAGAGGAAATCAAGGGACGCCGTGATTTGCGGGACCGAATGATGGTCACCATCGATGGTGCGGATGCCAAAGACCTGGACGATGCCGTTTCTCTGGAGGTTCTCCCGAATGGCAACGTGCGACTGGGCGTCCACATCGCGGATGTAAGCTACTACGTCAAAGAAAAATCGGCATTGGATAATGAAGCGTATCGACGCGGCACGAGCGTCTACTTGGTCGACCGCGTGATCCCGATGATCCCGCATCGTTTGTCCAATGGAATCTGCAGCCTGAATCCAAAAGTGGATCGGCTGACGATCTCCTGCGATATGGAAATGGACAAAGAGGCAAAAGTCGTGAAGTACGATATTTTCCTCAGTGTAATCCGCACCAATGAGAGAATGACGTACGCCGACGTGCGCAGCATTTTGGAAGATAAAGATGAAGCCTTGATCGAGAAGTACAGCGAGCTCGTCCCGATGTTCCAGGAGATGGAGAAGCTGGCGGTCAAACGACGCGAGCAGCGGATGAAGCGCGGTGCTATCGACTTTGACTTCCGTGAAGCAAAGATTTACGTCAACGAAGAGGGGACTCCGACAGACATCGGGTTCCGTACGCGCTCCATAGCCGAGCAGATCATCGAAGAGTTCATGCTGGCAGCCAACGAGACCGTGGCTGAGCATTTCCACTGGATGAAGCAGCCGTTCATGTATCGGGTCCACGAAGATCCGAATGCGGAAAAGCTGATGGCGTTCATGGAGTTCATCACGAATTTCGGCTATTCGATTCGCGGAAAAGGAAATTCCGTGCATCCGCGCGCTTTGCAGCAGCTGCTGGAAGAGGTCAAAGGAAAACCGGAAGAGATCATCATCAGCACAGTGATGCTGCGTTCGATGAAGCAAGCGCGCTACGACGCGGAAAGCCTCGGTCACTACGGACTTTCCACGGAGTTTTACACGCACTTTACATCTCCGATCCGCCGTTATCCCGACCTGATCGTTCACCGTCGTATCCGCGATTGGATCGAATCAGGAGAGCAGCTTTCAGAAAAACGGATGGCGTACTGGGCCGAGCATATGCCGCTGATCGCGGAGCATGCGTCCCAGCGTGAACGCCTGGCTGTGGATGCCGAGCGTGAGACAGACGACCTGAAAAAGGCAGAGTTCATGAAGGAGCGAGTAGGTGAAGAGTTCGAGGGCGTCATTTCGGGCGTCACTTCGTTCGGGATCTTCGTGGAGCTGCCAAACACGATCGAGGGATTGGTTCACGTCAGCTTCTTGACGGACGACTACTACCACTACCATGAGAAGATGTACGCACTGATCGGCGAACGGACCGGAAAACAGTTCCGCATCGGGGATTTGGTGCAAGTGCGCGTGGCGAATGTCAATGTAGACGAGCGGACCATCGATTTTGAAATTGTCGGCATGACCAAGGCAGGAGGCTTCCGCGGTAGCCGGGAACGCACCCCGAAAGTCATCGACGGACGCGGAAGCGAGCGCAGAGGCGGTGCTCGTGGCAAGCAAGCTGGTTCTCGTTCAGATCGACCGGACCGTCAAAAGGATAAGGATAAAACCCATCCTGCAGCCATCCGTCAAAAGTACAAGGAGCGTCGGAAAAACGAGGGTAACAAGCCTCCGCGCCGTCCAGGTCAGCGTTCTGCCTCTGCCTCTAATACAAGTGAGGAAGTCGTGACAATCGGTACGGGAGAAAATGGCGAGTCATCCACGAAGGGCCAAAAGGGCTTCTGGGAGGACCTCGTCCGCTCCAAGAAAAAGAGCCGCAAGAACGTGGCGAGCAGCGCCAAGCGGAAACGTCGTTAA